A single window of Toxotes jaculatrix isolate fToxJac2 chromosome 4, fToxJac2.pri, whole genome shotgun sequence DNA harbors:
- the slc25a4 gene encoding ADP/ATP translocase 1: protein MSDAVVSFMKDFLAGGIAAAISKTAVAPIERVKLLLQVQHASKQITAETQYKGIIDCVVRIPKEQGFLSFWRGNLANVIRYFPTQALNFAFKDKYKKIFLGGVDQKTQFWRYFAGNLASGGAAGATSLCFVYPLDFARTRLAADIGKGPAEREFTGLGNCIAKIFKTDGLKGLYLGFNVSVQGIIIYRAAYFGCFDTAKGMLPDPKNTHIVVSWMIAQTVTAAAGLVSYPFDTVRRRMMMQSGRKGADIMYKGTIDCWRKILKDEGSKAFFKGAWSNVIRGMGGAFVLVLYDEIKKFTY, encoded by the exons ATGTCGGACGCGGTGGTTAGTTTCATGAAGGACTTTTTGGCTGGTGGCATTGCCGCTGCCATCTCCAAAACAGCTGTCGCTCCTATTGAGAGAGTCAAGCTGTTGCTGCAG GTCCAGCATGCCAGCAAACAGATCACCGCAGAGACACAGTACAAGGGCATCATTGACTGTGTGGTTAGGATCCCAAAGGAGCAAGGCTTTCTTTCCTTCTGGAGAGGCAACTTGGCCAATGTGATCCGTTACTTCCCCACCCAAGCCCTCAACTTCGCCTTCAAAGACAAGTACAAGAAGATCTTCCTCGGTGGAGTGGATCAAAAAACACAGTTCTGGCGTTACTTCGCCGGTAACTTGGCATCTGGCGGTGCCGCTGGTGCGACTTCGCTCTGCTTCGTCTATCCTCTTGACTTCGCCAGAACAAGACTCGCTGCCGACATCGGTAAGGGCCCAGCTGAGAGAGAGTTCACCGGTCTTGGAAACTGCATCGCCAAAATCTTCAAAACCGATGGCCTCAAGGGCCTTTACCTCGGATTCAACGTGTCTGTTCAGGGTATTATCATCTACAGAGCGGCCTACTTCGGATGCTTCGACACAGCTAAAG GCATGCTGCCGGATCCCAAGAACACGCACATCGTCGTCAGCTGGATGATCGCCCAGACTGTCACCGCTGCAGCTGGCCTTGTCTCATACCCCTTCGACACCGTCAGACGTCGTATGATGATGCAGTCTGGACGCAAAGGAG CTGATATCATGTACAAGGGCACAATCGACTGCTGGAGGAAGATCCTTAAGGACGAGGGATCAAAAGCCTTCTTCAAGGGTGCCTGGTCCAACGTGATCAGAGGCATGGGTGGTGCTTTCGTGTTGGTGCTGTACGACGAGATCAAGAAGTTCACATACTAA